One Oncorhynchus masou masou isolate Uvic2021 chromosome 2, UVic_Omas_1.1, whole genome shotgun sequence genomic region harbors:
- the LOC135505052 gene encoding skin secretory protein xP2-like, translating into MGGKLSKRKKGYDVSDPKDKKEEITVAAVSAVEAMAHAVESKAPAPVAELVAKDAPKVSAAVEGAVELAAVTITEATEEALSAIEDVAKGATAEPAAVLDEPVAEPAEPAPTAEEPVASDEPAAAPEEPAAPEEPVLTPEESAGVAEEPAAAPEEPVSALEEPAAAEEPAASPEDPVTAPEEPAALDETAAAPKEPTVEEPVPEEPAAAPKEPAPEEPAAAPKEPAVEEPVAAPKEHAPGEPAAAPTEPAPEKPEAAPKEPAPEEPAAASVGLDAAPEKDSEATEQATEVADTTEPEPAAPEPETETVTGEAPEPEAVPDAPVEAEAASPALEEEPTSVAEVVSESATEAAAEPEAAAEPESVPEPAAKELPLPVEESVAELEPEAADAVTEAAESEAADIAEFIPEIIISESAAPAAAEEASAGPQEAVLDNREVVSAEEATAEPSAPEVNGECQEQAAEPAAVSAPERQQKECVNGIDKPEDAVEGQIDCELKKDLNLTGDIHIPEAIGEAISQAVDLV; encoded by the coding sequence ATGGGAGGCAAGCTGAGCAAGAGAAAGAAGGGGTATGATGTCAGCGACCCAAAAGACAAGAAGGAGGAGATTACTGTGGCTGCTGTGAGTGCCGTTGAGGCCATGGCCCATGCCGTGGAGAGCAAAGCACCAGCTCCGGTCGCTGAGTTGGTAGCGAAGGATGCTCCTAAGGTGTCTGCTGCGGTAGAGGGAGCAGTGGAGTTGGCAGCGGTAACCATCACAGAAGCGACAGAAGAGGCCCTGTCAGCTATAGAGGATGTGGCCAAGGGGGCCACCGCAGAGCCAGCGGCTGTACTAGATGAACCTGTGGCAGAACCGGCAGAACCAGCGCCAACAGCAGAAGAGCCCGTGGCTTCAGATGAACCAGCTGCAGCACCGGAAGAACCTGCAGCCCCAGAAGAGCCAGTGTTGACACCGGAAGAATCTGCAGGAGTAGCAGAGGAACCAGCTGCAGCTCCAGAAGAGCCAGTGTCAGCACTGGAAGAACCTGCTGCAGCTGAGGAACCAGCAGCATCACCAGAGGACCCTGTAACAGCACCAGAAGAACCAGCGGCACTAGACGAAACAGCAGCTGCACCAAAAGAGCCTACAGTGGAAGAGCCTGTACCAGAAGAGCCTGCGGCAGCACCAAAGGAACCTGCACCAGAAGAGCCTGCGGCAGCACCAAAAGAGCCTGCAGTGGAAGAGCCTGTGGCAGCACCAAAAGAGCATGCACCAGGAGAGCCTGCGGCAGCACCAACAGAGCCTGCACCAGAAAAGCCTGAGGCAGCACCAAAAGAGCCTGCACCAGAAGAGCCTGCGGCAGCCTCTGTGGGCCTAGACGCAGCACCAGAAAAGGATTCTGAGGCTACAGAACAAGCCACAGAGGTGGCAGACACTACAGAACCTGAGCCTGCTGCTCCAGAGCCTGaaacagagactgttacaggaGAGGCCCCAGAACCTGAGGCTGTGCCCGATGCACCAGTAGAGGCAGAAGCAGCTTCACCCGCACTGGAGGAGGAGCCTACATCAGTTGCAGAAGTTGTGTCAGAGTCAGCCACAGAGGCAGCCGCAGAGCCAGAGGCAGCCGCAGAACCAGAATCCGTCCCAGAACCAGCCGCTAAAGAGCTCCCCCTACCTGTAGAAGAATCCGTAGCAGAGCTTGAACCTGAAGCTGCTGATGCAGTAACAGAGGCAGCAGAGTCAGAGGCTGCCGACATTGCAGAATTCATCCCGGAGATCATAATTTCAGAATCTGCTGCACCTGCTGCTGCAGAGGAGGCCAGCGCTGGGCCACAGGAGGCTGTGCTGGACAACAGGGAAGTTGTTTCCGCAGAGGAGGCTACTGCTGAGCCTTCTGCCCCTGAGGTCAATGGGGAGTGTCAGGAGCAGGCAGCCGAGCCGGCTGCCGTGTCTGCCCCGGAGCGACAACAAAAGGAATGTGTCAATGGCATTGACAAGCCAGAGGATGCCGTTGAGGGGCAAATTGACTGTGAATTAAAAAAGGACTTGAACCTGACTGGCGACATCCATATTCCTGAGGCAATCGGTGAGGCAATAAGTCAGGCTGTTGACTTGGTCTGA